GTCTTCGTTTCCCGCCCGCCAGCTGACGCAGGCGTACACGTTTCTCTACACCGAGCGCGACGGCGTGTTCCAAACATCCGTCAATGGCGCGCTGTGGCACGAACCGCAGATGCCGGACGACAGCCCCTACTTCAGCTCGCAGCACCCGAATGTTCCCATCCGGCCCGACACCATCGAACTCGACACGATCCTGCGCACGCCGATCTTCGACGCCGCGTCGTGCGGGGTGATCCGCGAGCTTCCCACGCTGAACGGCGGGCGGACGTGGTATTGCGGCAGCCATTTCGGTCACGGGTTGCACGAGGACGCCGTGGCGTCCGCCGTGGCCGTGGCGGACGCGCTGGGTGTCCCGTTCGTGTCGTGAAACTCGTCCGCCGCGTCGATGACGACCCGGAACAAAAATTCCGGTTCGGAAAATTCGTTCAGCAGACGATGCGCCGGGCGCGGATGTACTCCTTCACCATCATGCGCGCACGGCGGATGTTCTGTAGCCGGAAGTTCTTTTTGCGGATGTTGTCGAAGTCGCCTTCGTCGAACTGCTCCGACTGATACTCGCGCTCGACGAGATCCATGTTGGTCAGCAGCATCCGCAGATGCGGCGGCTGAAACTTGCGCATGCTCACGACGGTGAAGGTCGTATAGCCGTCCGCGATCGACTTCACGAGTTCTTTCGGGCTCCCGGTCGGAAAACCACCCACGGACAAAACCCCCACGCGGCGTGGCCGCAAAAAATTTCTGCCCTCGTCAGCCCTCGCAGTACTCGTGCGGATCGTCGCGCAGGTCCGACGCGTCAAAGGTCACGAAGTCCTGCGTGAGGTAGAGATTGCCGTCCCCGCACTCGTGAATGCCGACGCCGACGTAACGGAAATCGCGGTTCAGGATGTTCCCGCGATGGTTGAGGTCGCATTCGGGCTCGTCCATGAACAGGTCCTCGAGCGTGCCGACAATCCCCGAGCCGTTGGTGCCGTAGGCGATGTTCTCGCCGGCGGTCACGAACGAGACCCCGCCGTCCGCCATGCGGTCGAAGGGATCGTCGCCGTCGGGGTTCACGTGGTCGAAGAACCCGCGATCGCACATGTCCTTCGAGTGCAGCCGCGCGACCTCGGCCAGGTCGTCGTCCCACAAAATCGCCGGCGCGCAGTCCGACTCGTCCGGA
The window above is part of the Deltaproteobacteria bacterium genome. Proteins encoded here:
- a CDS encoding CAP domain-containing protein, which translates into the protein MNAKFLWTILAVATLLSAASYLACFGETETTEEDGLGDDDTDDDSGGGDDDGAGYSDECDIDYGANPGCDGSDPACQNAMMINEDRQDNPDESDCAPAILWDDDLAEVARLHSKDMCDRGFFDHVNPDGDDPFDRMADGGVSFVTAGENIAYGTNGSGIVGTLEDLFMDEPECDLNHRGNILNRDFRYVGVGIHECGDGNLYLTQDFVTFDASDLRDDPHEYCEG